The Clostridium beijerinckii genomic sequence AGGACCTGATGATCTTAGAGCAAAAATGAAAGATGCAATCGCATCCTTTGACAACCAAGATGAGGTTTTATTCTTAGTTGATCTTTGGGGTGGTACACCATTCAACCAAGCGAATATGCTATTTGAAGAACATAAAGACAAATGGGCAATCGTAGCTGGTTTGAATTTGCCAATGTTGATTGAAACTTATGGTGCACGTCTTTCAATGGAATCTGCTCATGAAATTGCAGCTTATATCTTAAATGCAGGTAAAGAAGGAGTTAAAGTTAAACCCGAGGAGTTAGAACCAGCAGATACTGGTAATGCTTCAGGAGCGGGAGCAGGGCAATCTAATGCAGGTGCACCTGGATCGTTTGAATACGTTTTAGCTCGTATCGACTCTCGTTTACTTCATGGTCAAGTAGCAACTGCTTGGACAAAAACTGTAAATCCCACACGAATTATTGTCGTGTCAGATGATGTAGCTAGAGATACTCTTCGTAAGAATTTGATTACGCAAGCTTCTCCTCCGGGGGTTAAGGCTCATGTTGTTCCAGTTGATCATATGATTAAACTTGCAAAAGATGATAAGCATTTTGGAGGCCAACGTGCAATGCTTCTTTTTGAAAATCCAAAAGATGTGCTTAGAGCTGTAGAAGGCGGAATACCGCTAAAGACGGTCAATGTTGGTTCAATGGCTCATTCTCCAGGTAAGGTTCAACCAAGCAAAGTTT encodes the following:
- a CDS encoding mannose/fructose/sorbose PTS transporter subunit IIA, with the translated sequence MVGIILASHGEFAKGIMQSGAMIFGEQENVKAVTLMPSEGPDDLRAKMKDAIASFDNQDEVLFLVDLWGGTPFNQANMLFEEHKDKWAIVAGLNLPMLIETYGARLSMESAHEIAAYILNAGKEGVKVKPEELEPADTGNASGAGAGQSNAGAPGSFEYVLARIDSRLLHGQVATAWTKTVNPTRIIVVSDDVARDTLRKNLITQASPPGVKAHVVPVDHMIKLAKDDKHFGGQRAMLLFENPKDVLRAVEGGIPLKTVNVGSMAHSPGKVQPSKVLAFNQEDIDIFNKLKQAGLTFDVRKVPNDSKANMDEILKKAQEELKKLK